AACGCTCGCAGCCGCTCAATACGTCCCGGAACGGCGGCGACACACCCGCCGAAAAGGCCGTGAAGGAAGCCGATTCTTTCAAGTCCCGCATTGGCGAACTCGAGGATGAAGTCGCGAAGTTGCGCGTCCGGCTCGGGGCCCCGGCGCGTCATCGCCTGCCGGACACGCGCCAGGCCGTGACCCACAAGTTCGATATCGCCGGCCACGAAGGCTACATCACGGTGGGGTTGTTCGACGATGGCGTCCCAGGCGAATTGTTCATCACCATGGCGAAGGAAGGGTCAACCATCGGCGGTTTGATGGACACGATCGGCACGCTCGTCAGTCTCTCGCTCCAATACGGCGTGCCGCTGGAGACGCTCGTGAAGAAGTTCGCGCACCAGCGTTTCGAGCCGAGCGGGTTCACGAAGAATCCCGATATCCCGATTGCCAAGTCGATTAGCGATTACCTGTTCCGCTGGCTGGGC
This region of Verrucomicrobiia bacterium genomic DNA includes:
- a CDS encoding vitamin B12-dependent ribonucleotide reductase, with protein sequence RSQPLNTSRNGGDTPAEKAVKEADSFKSRIGELEDEVAKLRVRLGAPARHRLPDTRQAVTHKFDIAGHEGYITVGLFDDGVPGELFITMAKEGSTIGGLMDTIGTLVSLSLQYGVPLETLVKKFAHQRFEPSGFTKNPDIPIAKSISDYLFRWLGCQFIPGYREANSPNAGQSELPLKEDAEQEKKLVNKPVSYLEQTEEPPSRPTGSHGNLSAVQQLNRTVQHFMQDAPACDTCGAITVRNGACYKCLNCGNSMGCS